Part of the Myxococcus fulvus genome, GTCTCCACCTGACGGATGCGCTCACGGGTGAGGTTCATGATCTCCCCCACCTCCTCGAGCGTGATGCCGCCCTTCTCCGCCACGTCCAGGGCGCAGGTGTGCTCCAGCTCCCAGATCTCCTTGTCCGGGAAGTTGAGCTTGATGGACCCGGTCTCCGGGTTCACGTCCAGATACAGGTTGTGCTTGCAGGAGACGAACATGCACGGACGCGGTCCGTTCACGCAGTCCGCGCGCGTGCGCGGCCGGGTGTCGTCCATCTGCTTGAGCAGGTCCGCCTCTTCCGGGTCCACCTGCCCGGTGAGCCGACGGCGGCGCAAATCACGCGCCATCTCCTTGCGCGACATCGTCTTGGACCGTCGGCGCTCCTGCGCCAGGTCCTCTT contains:
- a CDS encoding sigma factor-like helix-turn-helix DNA-binding protein, with amino-acid sequence MSEVKQLEEGGDQAQEDLAQERRRSKTMSRKEMARDLRRRRLTGQVDPEEADLLKQMDDTRPRTRADCVNGPRPCMFVSCKHNLYLDVNPETGSIKLNFPDKEIWELEHTCALDVAEKGGITLEEVGEIMNLTRERIRQVETRGLMKLREATEAEPPVSARKP